The genomic segment GTACACATTTTACTAACaaattgactttaaaatgtttattagattacatttatttaaatgttttctttccctAAGCCCACAGACCTGTCACCCCTGCTAATTGGATTGTAAAGGCATGCAGGacgttttgaaaacaaattcataACTGGTGCAATCTTTTCTTACATCCTTGCATACTGACCCCACGACTAGCCTGTGTTACATTGTTTGGTAAAAGTGGGTTTTTTCATGAACAGCACCAGAACCAGAGATAACTACCTGCCGTCTGCCTGACAATCTACTGTCTAGGAGTCATGATTACTTTTTAAGCATAACAATTCATTTAAGTTGTTGGATAatagtttttgaaaaaaatgctCCAAATATGTCGATAGTGAAATGTGTGGATGACTTTTAAGTGAGCACgtcaatacatttattttaacatgcatttaCATAGTTTGCCAACTTCCCTCTTCCTTATTGACTGTGAGTGACTGTTGCTTCTCATCTGTCAGTGCAAAATTTAAGCACGTTCCCAAGGGGCACCCAGTCAGGGCACTTGATCAAAAGACGTGATATTTGACTCCTTCCCtttgcagctgctgtgtttttgagaATGTTGTTTCGGCTTCTGTTGCGTTAGTTGTTTCTAAGAGTGTTACTGCATTTTGGCTATTTCACAAAATTTAGGGATGCACCAATGCAGCCTTTTCAGTCTGATACCAATACAGGCTGTTGGCTGATTCAGAGTAAAGATCTGTATGGAAAAGGGTGGGATCATTTTTAGCCACAGGACATGTTGGCATTGGAGCCCCAGCATTAAAACCAAGAACTGGCTAATTTATGAATGTCACTGTCCTGTTTGGAAAGAGGTCATTCTCAACTACCagtgttttatattcattttttgGAGGCTTAAAAATAGCCTCATAATAGTCTTTGTGTTTAGCGCTATCTATGCAAACACTTCCTTGCAAAATATAGCCAATGACACGTTGCTAGTGCATTACCTagcacatgcacataaacatgaaaatgacTCAGTTATATTGAATAGATCTGTTGTATTGATATTTAATCCAGTGTATTGAGTCGGTATAATTCCACTATCGGCATTATTCAATTGTTGCATGATTTACTGAAAATTCCGGTTTGTTGTCTGAATTTGAAAGGGGCCGTTGAAGTTTCAGTAATACAAGGATTGCTGACACTTCTGATGTCTTTTGTGTTTGGTCAGGTTCGTAGAAGTTTGGGATCTGATTTGTGAAGTGGAAATGTTGGTGAATGTCATGATTTGAGAGAAATGTGAAACCCTTCCAATGTCATTTCAGCTCACCATCCAGCTTCCCTCAGGACAATGCTGGAAGGTAATATACAGAAAACTAACACAAAGACGGTCTGTGCATTAGTGCATCAACTGCAATTTAATGATCTTTCTCTGGTTGTAACTATCGACTCATTGTGTTGAATCTGCCTGGATTgggttttctgtttctgtacaATTTGATGGTTGTTGCAAGTCCGCTCAGTCTACTTGATATTGTTGAATACATTTGAAGTTTGTGTGTCCAtgggcattttttttaaaatttcactCGCCCCTACTCCAACAGTCGTTCACCCCACcgtgaaaagaagaagaaggtgaagaagTACTGGGATGTTCCTCCACCTGGTTTCGAGCATATCACTCCCATGCAGTACAAAGCCATGCAAGGTAACAATTAGGGCTCTAAAATTTAACTGGTTATTTATTGACTCCTCAACTATTTTCAGTCATCGATGAATTGATTGAGTGGTTTAATTGAAATAAGCTCGCTGattgaaatgttaatatttttctgGGGTCTTTGCTACATACAACAAAAATcgttaaaatgaatgattttagtttatggacaaaacaagacgttaggaacattaacatttttggacaaaataactgatggattaatcgagaaagtaaTTGACAGTTTAATTGCCGATAAAAATAATCGGTAGTTGCTGTGTTAGTTTAGTCTTTTATTatttgatcctttttttttcttttttttaacacgtCTTCtgattgtcttattttgttctACAGTAGTTGAACTGTAAAGCGACTGCTTACTgtgaaaaattaaatgaatgtaattgttttgttgaatgtttgtgtctttgctccacagCTGCAGGCCAGATCCCAGCCACAGCCCTGTTGCCGACAATGACTCCAGATGGTCTGGCTGTTACTCCCACACCTGTACCTGTGGTGGGCAGCCAAATGACCCGACAGGCCCGTCGGCTTTATGTGGGCAATATCCCCTTTGGTATCACAGAGGTGAGGAACAGGACAGTACTTGACTTGGCTCAGGGAACTCTGTTTTTATCcgttttttaataatttcacCAATAATAATAGTTCATTCTGTTTATAAACTTCCTCTTTGCTTTCAGCCACATATTTAACACATCTCTATTTGCAGACccttatttttcttctcttctgtttgAGACTTTTTTGAGGGCTAGTGAGTATTTTTAAGTTTGGTATCAGTATTTCTGATGCATAGCCACTAGCTTCTCACTGCTTGATCTGCTGGCGTCCAATTTGTTGAAGTGGTATGAACTGTGTTACTGGGTGGATTTATGTTTTGGTACAATTGaccaaaacataaatacagGTTGTGGCCTgtaaattcaatttattttggGAATATATATGTCGTAagataatacatttcttacgtATAGTACATTTACTCATTTCATCACTTACTAAAATAATTTTGATTTCCCTTTTGTGTAGGAATCCATGATGGACTTCTTCAATGCCCAGATGCGTTTGGGTGGCCTTACTCAGGCCCCAGGAAACCCTGTGCTTGCTGTACAAATCAACCAGGATAAGAATTTTGCTTTCCTTGAGGTGAGATAAACATGTAATTTcacttgagataatgtatgttatgatttggcgctatacaaataaaattgaattgaattgaattgaactgagcTGCACCTGTCTTGACCCTTAAAAATCacctgtattttcttttttctttgtagtTTCGTTCAGTGGATGAAACTACACAGGCAATGGCCTTTGATGGTATCATCTTTCAAGGCCAGAGCCTCAAAATTCGGCGTCCACATGATTACCAACCCCTGCCGGGCATGAGCGAGAATCCCAGTGTCTATGTGCCTGGTACACAGCCAATTAATGGTTTTTAACTCTAAGTACTTGTGGCAAAATTTacaatcacaaaataattttCCGGGGTAGCCTGCCCTGCACTTCTCCATTTATGTCTCCGTTTCTTGTCCCTTTCTGTCTAATAGGTGTGGTGTCCACAGTGGTGCCTGACTCGGCTCACAAGCTCTTCATTGGTGGTTTGCCCAACTACCTGAATGATGACCAGGTCAATATTTCTGCATCTAACAGCTCCAGTCTGATCAACAGTGAATGTACCACACGTGTGGTTCTGCAGTAATATTTAACTATGCGCTGTGTTGTCAGCATGATGGAACAGTCTGGACACTCAATCACTCTTTGTTCTCTTGTGTCTCAGGTGAAGGAGCTGTTGACATCATTTGGCCCCCTGAAGGCCTTCAACCTGGTGAAGGACAGTGCCACAGGCTTATCTAAAGGATATGCCTTCTGTGAATATGTGGATGTCAACCTTAATGATCAGGTAAGTAGTACAACCttaaaaacaggccaaacaacTTTATAACATGCATCACCACTCTTTTTATTCCTTCATGGCAACTGCAGCAAGTAAGCATTCCGTTATCAGGTCGTCTGCTCATGAGAATTGGCAGATGAAATAAGCCGATTTCAATTTAATGGGCAAAGATCTtgtctttgatttttaaaacaacTTAGTTTTAGGTCACAATCTGCTTTATCAGCTTTGTTACTGTATTTGTGAACATGCATCAAGGATTTGACTTAATGGACTGTGGTGAAATTAGTATCAGAGTGGCAAAATACAAAGATCTGTCTTCCATATGTTTTATTGCAACGCATGTGTAAACGATCCAGAGAACGTActggtataaaaaaaacagtatttcctTCCAAATAAATCATGTCTCTGATTCTCATGTATATCAGAGTCCTTGAAGCTGTTCTTCCTGTTACTGGGAAAAGCTTAACCTTgaacacatgtttgttttctcacaaaGTCTCGAATAGCCGCCCTGACCCATCCTGACAACTGAGTATAACAAAAGATTAGCACAAGTATCAAGCCCTATAGATAGTATTGTTTTCTCTACACTGCAAATTAAAGAGAATTCTTCTGTAACCAATCTGATACACAGATTTCAGTCAAATCAAGAAATAAGcttaattaattttattaaattacCTCCTAACTGCATATTGTGGAAAGacaatatgatatatatgatagTGACATACTGCTTGATGATGAAACAGTTTTTAATAGgaattaatgtttaatgtatATGGCTCTCAGTTTTCAAGAGTAATATctcaaatctttttttccttcaggcTATTGCTGGGTTGAACGGCATGCAGCTGGGAGACAAGAAGCTCCTGGTGCAAAGAGCCAGCGTGGGATCCAAGAACGCCACTCTGGTGAGTGTCCAGGAGCTGGACAGGCTACAGCAGTGTGTGGTGGGAGTTTCTGTAATTGATGAAGATGGATTTGTGATCAGATTCACTACAGCGAGTAGTCTGCTAATCTTTGAGCAGCAAATGTACTTTTGGATTTATTCTTTTGAGTAAAGTTAAGTAAAGTTTATTTTGTGCAAGAATAGATGTGAAAAAAGCATCAGGTGCTGTCTATTATACAAACAGTCATTTGAATAATAGTCGGTGTTGTTTCACACAAAATTTCATTCAGTTTTCAACCTACGAAGCTGGCTGACATTTAAGCGTGGAGGAgtcatacatattttttttttattttgattacgTCTGGGAAAAGCCCTCTCTACTGAAGTAGATTAGATGAATGAATATGACTTGTCTACTTTCCCCCACTTTGTTAACTAATGCCCCCTTTACATGTCACTCTACTTTGGACAATATACTTATAACAAGTTGTCCTTTCAGTCCAGTATGAACCAGACCCCAGTGACGCTCCAGGTGCCAGGTCTGAACAGCACAGTAACTCAGATGGGAGGCCTGCCCACCGAGGTGCTGTGTCTCATGAACATGGTGGCACCCGAGGAGCTGCTGGATGATGAGGAGTACGAGGAGATCGTGGAGGACGTCAGGGATGAGTGCAGCAAGTACGGTCAAGTCAAGAGCATTGAGATCCCTCGACCCGTGGATGGCCTGGAAGTGCCTGGAACTGGCAAGGTGGGGACACTTTTATATCTGACACATGTTCAACACTTACTGTGCTGTAAAAcctggaaggaaaaaaacagaatatttttagggctcacctaataaaagaTATACCTGCTTAAGTGTACTAtatgtttgctgttttatatGCCCAAGTTGGCTTTTTACAGCTGGAAACTTGAGTTTGAGAGCCTCTCACACTCCTGCACCAGAGTTCACAgagaaaaatcagtttttagcttctgtggacacaggagctgcttgtcTCCTGCTACCTCTTTTGGTGAATTCCTGTCATTTGGGAAAAGGTAAacccaaacaaaggattttaaacactgaaatcccaagataacacatttgaactcggTGGAGGCAGATGTAAAATCACTccccatggactttggtgtggagagAGGAAATTCTGAAATGCTATAACAATACTGCAATATGTCATGTGATGAACCTGACGTTCTCTAACGTTTCGTTTATTTGCTTTTACCCACGATCTAGATCTTTGTGGAATTCACATCCGTTTTCGACTCCCAGAAGGCCATGCAGGGATTGACAGGAAGGAAGTTTGCCAACAGGGTGGTGGTGACCAAATACTGCGATCCAGACGCATACCACCGCCGGGACTTCTGGTAGAGGAAGCATGAAGTCAAGAGTaaagggtggggtggggtggggtgggagttatggggaggggagggaaaaTGTACCGCCTATTTCCAAATCAGCCCCCTGATTGATTTGGCAGAGTGACATTTCAAGTAGATTTGAGGTTATGAAGCAGTTGACTAATGGTTTTGGTGACATCAGATTAATCATTGCAGATCTACATGAAATGTCACGCCGTATAAGAACGATATTTGAAACCTGGACTGGAGGTGACTGGCGAGGGTTTACACTCATGTTAGAGAAAGGGGGTGTAGCTGGCCGGGTGGGGGCATCGACGATAAGATTTTTGAGAAATATGTGTAATAATAGGTCCAGGTCAACCATTTTTATACTTTGTGAAACTGGGGCGTCAtttggggagggggggtgggggcggtGGGAGGCGAACCACACTTCAAGGTTTGTATTTAATTGGAAGTAGCCTGTTTTAAGTACATTAGGAAAGCGTTGCAGTAGGGAAGTAATTGGATTATTTGATTGGATAAGATTTGTTTGTGAAAGGGAGATGTGGGGAAGATTGAGAGGAAGATGAGAGCTTTTTTGACCATCTAATGTAGATATACAGTAGCTGTACCATCCACTTCAGTTTTGCCATCGTCACTAGAAAGTCAAAGAAGACTCCTCATTTCAGttagttttttatgttttgaacattttcctATGTTCTTCATTTCCATCGGACTACTGCCCCCCCTCAGGACGACTGTATGTCTAATTGGACTCTATCTGAATGTCAGCTGTAATTGTAATGATTCTGTGTGTAGCTTCACTGAGTTAAGCTGTAATCTCGTCTTGTAATCAGGCTGCACATTAACAAGAACTGCAGAAAAGAACGTTTTCAACATGAcagtttatttttcagtttttctttttgttttttattttctgtaaccTCGTCATGTCCATCTTTTGTGCACATATTTTAACAGGTGATTGTTTTGTCTCCGCAGTTTAGTCTTGGTTTAATTTAAGAGGTAATAAAGAAAGACTGGGTGAGGCAAACAGATTGGTATCTAATGGGGATTTAT from the Solea senegalensis isolate Sse05_10M linkage group LG9, IFAPA_SoseM_1, whole genome shotgun sequence genome contains:
- the LOC122774618 gene encoding splicing factor U2AF 65 kDa subunit isoform X3, translating into MSDFDEFERQLSENKQAERDKENRHHRRSSSRSRSRERKRRSRDRDRRSRDRRGDSKERRHRRSRSPHREKKKKVKKYWDVPPPGFEHITPMQYKAMQAAGQIPATALLPTMTPDGLAVTPTPVPVVGSQMTRQARRLYVGNIPFGITEESMMDFFNAQMRLGGLTQAPGNPVLAVQINQDKNFAFLEFRSVDETTQAMAFDGIIFQGQSLKIRRPHDYQPLPGMSENPSVYVPGTQPINGVVSTVVPDSAHKLFIGGLPNYLNDDQVKELLTSFGPLKAFNLVKDSATGLSKGYAFCEYVDVNLNDQAIAGLNGMQLGDKKLLVQRASVGSKNATLSSMNQTPVTLQVPGLNSTVTQMGGLPTEVLCLMNMVAPEELLDDEEYEEIVEDVRDECSKYGQVKSIEIPRPVDGLEVPGTGKIFVEFTSVFDSQKAMQGLTGRKFANRVVVTKYCDPDAYHRRDFW
- the LOC122774618 gene encoding splicing factor U2AF 65 kDa subunit isoform X2, whose translation is MSDFDEFERQLSENKQAERDKENRHHRRSSSRSRSRERKRRSRDRDRRSRDRRGDSKERRHRRSSPSSFPQDNAGSRSPHREKKKKVKKYWDVPPPGFEHITPMQYKAMQAAGQIPATALLPTMTPDGLAVTPTPVPVVGSQMTRQARRLYVGNIPFGITEESMMDFFNAQMRLGGLTQAPGNPVLAVQINQDKNFAFLEFRSVDETTQAMAFDGIIFQGQSLKIRRPHDYQPLPGMSENPSVYVPGVVSTVVPDSAHKLFIGGLPNYLNDDQVKELLTSFGPLKAFNLVKDSATGLSKGYAFCEYVDVNLNDQAIAGLNGMQLGDKKLLVQRASVGSKNATLSSMNQTPVTLQVPGLNSTVTQMGGLPTEVLCLMNMVAPEELLDDEEYEEIVEDVRDECSKYGQVKSIEIPRPVDGLEVPGTGKIFVEFTSVFDSQKAMQGLTGRKFANRVVVTKYCDPDAYHRRDFW
- the LOC122774618 gene encoding splicing factor U2AF 65 kDa subunit isoform X4 produces the protein MSDFDEFERQLSENKQAERDKENRHHRRSSSRSRSRERKRRSRDRDRRSRDRRGDSKERRHRRSRSPHREKKKKVKKYWDVPPPGFEHITPMQYKAMQAAGQIPATALLPTMTPDGLAVTPTPVPVVGSQMTRQARRLYVGNIPFGITEESMMDFFNAQMRLGGLTQAPGNPVLAVQINQDKNFAFLEFRSVDETTQAMAFDGIIFQGQSLKIRRPHDYQPLPGMSENPSVYVPGVVSTVVPDSAHKLFIGGLPNYLNDDQVKELLTSFGPLKAFNLVKDSATGLSKGYAFCEYVDVNLNDQAIAGLNGMQLGDKKLLVQRASVGSKNATLSSMNQTPVTLQVPGLNSTVTQMGGLPTEVLCLMNMVAPEELLDDEEYEEIVEDVRDECSKYGQVKSIEIPRPVDGLEVPGTGKIFVEFTSVFDSQKAMQGLTGRKFANRVVVTKYCDPDAYHRRDFW
- the LOC122774618 gene encoding splicing factor U2AF 65 kDa subunit isoform X1, yielding MSDFDEFERQLSENKQAERDKENRHHRRSSSRSRSRERKRRSRDRDRRSRDRRGDSKERRHRRSSPSSFPQDNAGSRSPHREKKKKVKKYWDVPPPGFEHITPMQYKAMQAAGQIPATALLPTMTPDGLAVTPTPVPVVGSQMTRQARRLYVGNIPFGITEESMMDFFNAQMRLGGLTQAPGNPVLAVQINQDKNFAFLEFRSVDETTQAMAFDGIIFQGQSLKIRRPHDYQPLPGMSENPSVYVPGTQPINGVVSTVVPDSAHKLFIGGLPNYLNDDQVKELLTSFGPLKAFNLVKDSATGLSKGYAFCEYVDVNLNDQAIAGLNGMQLGDKKLLVQRASVGSKNATLSSMNQTPVTLQVPGLNSTVTQMGGLPTEVLCLMNMVAPEELLDDEEYEEIVEDVRDECSKYGQVKSIEIPRPVDGLEVPGTGKIFVEFTSVFDSQKAMQGLTGRKFANRVVVTKYCDPDAYHRRDFW